A part of Calonectris borealis chromosome 30, bCalBor7.hap1.2, whole genome shotgun sequence genomic DNA contains:
- the GDF11 gene encoding growth/differentiation factor 11, which yields MAPVLLWLLASVVVAAGGSVEAQPPASEPACPVCLWRRHSKELRLESIKSQILSKLRLKEAPNITREVVKQLLPKAPPLQQLLDLHDFQGDSLQHDEYLEEDEYHATTETVISMAQETDPVVQIEGNPHCCFFNFSPKIMFTKVVKAQLWVYLRPVQHTSTVYLQILRLKPVTEEGSRHIRIRSLKIDLNSRIGHWQSIDFKHVLQNWFKQPQNNWGIEINAFDPNGNDLAVTSLGPGAEGLHPFMELRVLENNKRSRRNLGLDCDEHSTESRCCRYPLTVDFEAFGWDWIIAPKRYKANYCSGQCEYMFMQKYPHTHLVQQANPRGSAGPCCTPTKMSPINMLYFNDKQQIIYGKIPGMVVDRCGCS from the exons ATGGCCCCGGTATTGCTGTGGTTGTTGGCGtcggtggtggtggcggcgggggggtcgGTGGAAGCGCAGCCCCCCGCCTCCGAACCCGCCTGCCCCGTGTGTCTCTGGCGGCGGCACAGCAAGGAGCTGCGGCTGGAGAGCATCAAGTCGCAGATCCTGAGCAAGCTGCGGCTGAAGGAAGCGCCCAACATCACCCGGGAGGTGGTGAAGCAGCTGCTGCCCAAGGCCCCgccgctccagcagctcctcgaCCTCCACGACTTCCAGGGGGACTCGCTGCAGCACGACGAGTACCTGGAGGAGGACGAGTACCACGCCACCACCGAGACCGTCATCAGCATGGCCCAGGAAA CGGACCCCGTGGTGCAGATCGAGGGCAACCCCCATTGCTGCTTCTTCAACTTCAGCCCCAAGATCATGTTCACCAAGGTGGTGAAGGCGCAGCTGTGGGTGTACCTGCGGCCGGTGCAGCACACCTCCACCGTCTACCTGCAGATCCTCCGCCTGAAGCCGGTGACGGAGGAAGGCAGCCGCCACATCCGCATCCGCTCCCTGAAGATCGACCTCAATTCCCGCATCGGGCACTGGCAGAGCATCGACTTCAAACACGTGCTGCAGAACTGGTTCAAGCAGCCGCAGAACAACTGGGGCATCGAGATCAACGCCTTCGACCCCAACGGCAACGACTTGGCCGTCACCTCGCTGGGACCCGGGGCCGAAGGGCTG caccccttcatGGAGCTGCGGGTGCTGGAGAACAACAAGCGCTCGCGGCGGAACCTGGGGCTGGACTGCGACGAGCACTCGACCGAGTCGCGCTGCTGCCGCTACCCCCTCACCGTCGACTTCGAGGCCTTCGGCTGGGACTGGATTATCGCCCCCAAGAGATACAAAGCCAACTACTGCTCGGGGCAGTGCGAGTACATGTTCATGCAGAAGTACCCCCACACCCACCTGGTGCAGCAGGCCAAcccccggggctcggcggggccctGCTGCACCCCCACCAAGATGTCCCCCATCAACATGCTGTACTTCAACGACAAGCAGCAGATCATCTACGGCAAGATCCCGGGCATGGTGGTCGACAGATGCGGGTGCTCTTAG
- the INPP1 gene encoding inositol polyphosphate 1-phosphatase isoform X1: MAGVLQALVGASEKAAHIARLCRREEPLFQLLVAEKTGADRNRRFLQDFKTLADVLIQEVIKHDLGKQFPELQGHIHGEESNEFRNGQGETVAVRVCATPGDTAALLLSVLEPERAAAELLADAVHRDVALGDAELAGVALSIPPQDLAIWIDPIDSTNEYIGGREDVAPVDGIAPAGLCSALVLVGAYDRRTGCPVLGVINEPFFRRDPLTRRWQGRYHWGVAYGDTRLCSLSPPPLRPAPCVVLSRAEGAAVRAALGPLCGDRLRFAAGAGYKMLCVILGLADAYVLSEGSTFAWDACAPHAILRALGGGAVALAGALRARRAGDTGPPPELVYNCPAEGAAGAERWANRGGLVAYAHPQHLEAVLAALATLPEL; the protein is encoded by the exons atGGCGGGGGTGCTGCAGGCCCTGGTGGGCGCCTCGGAGAAGGCGGCGCACATCGCCCGGCTGTGCCGGCGGGAGGAGCCCCTCTTCCAGCTGCTGGTGGCCGAGAAGACGGGGGCCGACAGGAACAGGAGGTTCCTGCAGGACTTCAAGACGCTGGCGGACGTCCTCATCCAGGAGGTCATCAAGCACGACCTGGGGAAGCAG TTCCCCGAGCTGCAGGGCCACATCCACGGCGAGGAGTCCAACGAGTTCAGGAACGGGCAGG GGGAGACGGTGGCGGTGCGGGTCTGTGCCACACCGGGAGACACCGCGGCCCTGCTGCTCTCCGTGCTGGAGCCCGAGCGGGCGGCCGCCGAGCTGCTGGCGGACGCCGTGCACCGGGACGTGGCGCTGGGGGACGCGGAGCTGGCCGGTGTGGCGCTCAGCATCCCCCCCCAGGACCTGGCCATCTGGATAGACCCCATTG ATTCCACCAACGAGTACATCGGCGGGCGCGAGGACGTGGCCCCCGTCGACGGCATCGCCCCGGCGGGGCTGTGCTCGGCGCTGGTGCTCGTCGGGGCCTACGACCGGCGCAcgggctgccccgtgctgggCGTCATCAACGAGCCCTTCTTCCGCCGGGACCCCCTGACCCGCAG gtGGCAGGGGAGGTACCACTGGGGCGTCGCGTACGGGGACACGCGGCTGTGCTCTCTGAGCCCCCCGCCGCTGCGCCCCGCGCCCTGCGTGGTGCTGAGccgggcggagggggcggcggtgCGGGCGGCCCTGGGACCCCTCTGTGGCGACCGCCTGCGCTTCGCCGCCGGCGCCGGCTACAAGATGCTCTGCGTCATCCTGGGGCTGGCGGACGCCTACGTCCTCTCCGAGGGCAGCACCTTCGCCTGGGACGCCTGCGCCCCCCATGCCATCCTGCGGGCCCTGGGTGGGGGCGCGGTGGCCCTGGCGGGGGCCCTGCGGGCACGGCGGGCAGGCGACACGGGACCTCCCCCCGAGCTGGTCTACAACTGcccggcggagggggcggcgggggccgagcGCTGGGCAAACCGGGGTGGCCTCGTGGCCTACGCGCACCCCCAGCACCTCGAGGCCGTGCTGGCCGCGCTGGCCACCCTGCCAGAG
- the INPP1 gene encoding inositol polyphosphate 1-phosphatase isoform X2, with amino-acid sequence MAGVLQALVGASEKAAHIARLCRREEPLFQLLVAEKTGADRNRRFLQDFKTLADVLIQEVIKHDLGKQFPELQGHIHGEESNEFRNGQDSTNEYIGGREDVAPVDGIAPAGLCSALVLVGAYDRRTGCPVLGVINEPFFRRDPLTRRWQGRYHWGVAYGDTRLCSLSPPPLRPAPCVVLSRAEGAAVRAALGPLCGDRLRFAAGAGYKMLCVILGLADAYVLSEGSTFAWDACAPHAILRALGGGAVALAGALRARRAGDTGPPPELVYNCPAEGAAGAERWANRGGLVAYAHPQHLEAVLAALATLPEL; translated from the exons atGGCGGGGGTGCTGCAGGCCCTGGTGGGCGCCTCGGAGAAGGCGGCGCACATCGCCCGGCTGTGCCGGCGGGAGGAGCCCCTCTTCCAGCTGCTGGTGGCCGAGAAGACGGGGGCCGACAGGAACAGGAGGTTCCTGCAGGACTTCAAGACGCTGGCGGACGTCCTCATCCAGGAGGTCATCAAGCACGACCTGGGGAAGCAG TTCCCCGAGCTGCAGGGCCACATCCACGGCGAGGAGTCCAACGAGTTCAGGAACGGGCAGG ATTCCACCAACGAGTACATCGGCGGGCGCGAGGACGTGGCCCCCGTCGACGGCATCGCCCCGGCGGGGCTGTGCTCGGCGCTGGTGCTCGTCGGGGCCTACGACCGGCGCAcgggctgccccgtgctgggCGTCATCAACGAGCCCTTCTTCCGCCGGGACCCCCTGACCCGCAG gtGGCAGGGGAGGTACCACTGGGGCGTCGCGTACGGGGACACGCGGCTGTGCTCTCTGAGCCCCCCGCCGCTGCGCCCCGCGCCCTGCGTGGTGCTGAGccgggcggagggggcggcggtgCGGGCGGCCCTGGGACCCCTCTGTGGCGACCGCCTGCGCTTCGCCGCCGGCGCCGGCTACAAGATGCTCTGCGTCATCCTGGGGCTGGCGGACGCCTACGTCCTCTCCGAGGGCAGCACCTTCGCCTGGGACGCCTGCGCCCCCCATGCCATCCTGCGGGCCCTGGGTGGGGGCGCGGTGGCCCTGGCGGGGGCCCTGCGGGCACGGCGGGCAGGCGACACGGGACCTCCCCCCGAGCTGGTCTACAACTGcccggcggagggggcggcgggggccgagcGCTGGGCAAACCGGGGTGGCCTCGTGGCCTACGCGCACCCCCAGCACCTCGAGGCCGTGCTGGCCGCGCTGGCCACCCTGCCAGAG